In Arthrobacter sp. SLBN-112, a genomic segment contains:
- a CDS encoding DUF2264 domain-containing protein, giving the protein MPVPARPVALVLPPLDRELSPFTGLTRDHWCAYADHLLRSAHRFATDDHANLFLPGATSAYGPRSDSLEAFARTFLLASFRIAGDPQGTRWLADWYAQGLDAGTDPANPGRWPTPGELDQAKVEAASLAVGLALTRDVLWDTLPRRVQEQLIAWFETVIGETYPPINWVWFQIVVEMFLAGVGGRSSDADIDAGLAVHDSLHRGHGWFADGPERAYDHYVGWAFQVYPQLLQLMAPGDPRVQARAALDGGRLADFLDDAVHLVGADGAPLVQGRSLIYRFAAAAPFWSGQLLGHTRLSPGVSRRAASGVLAYFMGRGATNDDGLLTIGFHGEFPGMKQSYSGAGSPYWAAKGMLGLALPAEHPVWTAVEEPLPVETGDTRLFITAPGWQVDGTAADGVVRVRNHGTDHANPGTRVADSPLYARLGYSTATFPDLESESLDNAVVFADAGGRLTHRTGFEFLGQFRAGGVQVGASRAATHWITIDPHGGPDHGSGAAGSATPGPEVTVVSMTRGAVELRLVRVRGASGAGARLRIGGWPVPAGSVLSSVVRPVSWGQDLDDTGTWLSATPHPVGEHVAVPWTGTAGAAADGDYAAVVGLGGSGLTAELDAAGFRPDGVFVFADGTSVDPSDVWGKLRPQSA; this is encoded by the coding sequence ATGCCTGTCCCTGCACGTCCCGTCGCCCTTGTCCTTCCCCCGCTGGACCGGGAATTGTCGCCATTCACCGGGCTCACCCGCGACCACTGGTGCGCCTACGCAGACCACCTGCTGCGCTCGGCGCACAGATTCGCCACCGACGACCACGCCAACCTGTTCCTTCCGGGCGCCACCAGCGCCTACGGTCCCCGAAGCGACTCGCTCGAAGCGTTCGCCCGGACCTTCCTGCTCGCCTCCTTCCGGATCGCGGGAGACCCGCAAGGCACACGCTGGCTCGCGGACTGGTACGCGCAGGGGCTCGACGCCGGCACCGACCCTGCCAACCCGGGCCGCTGGCCCACGCCGGGCGAACTGGACCAGGCCAAAGTGGAAGCCGCATCGCTGGCCGTCGGCCTGGCCCTGACCCGCGACGTCCTCTGGGACACATTGCCCCGCCGGGTCCAGGAACAGCTGATCGCCTGGTTCGAGACGGTGATTGGCGAAACATACCCGCCGATCAACTGGGTGTGGTTCCAGATCGTCGTGGAAATGTTCCTTGCCGGCGTTGGCGGCAGGTCCTCCGATGCGGACATCGACGCCGGCCTGGCCGTCCACGACTCGCTCCACCGCGGCCACGGCTGGTTCGCCGACGGACCGGAGCGCGCGTACGACCACTACGTGGGCTGGGCCTTCCAGGTGTATCCGCAGTTGCTGCAACTCATGGCGCCCGGGGATCCGCGGGTGCAGGCAAGGGCGGCGCTGGACGGCGGGCGGCTGGCGGACTTCCTCGACGACGCCGTCCACCTGGTGGGGGCCGACGGTGCGCCCCTGGTGCAGGGCCGCAGCCTGATCTACCGCTTTGCGGCCGCGGCCCCGTTCTGGAGTGGCCAGCTGCTGGGCCATACCCGGTTGAGCCCCGGTGTTTCGCGGCGGGCGGCGTCCGGTGTCCTGGCGTACTTCATGGGCCGCGGGGCCACGAACGACGACGGCCTGCTTACCATTGGGTTCCACGGCGAGTTCCCGGGAATGAAGCAGTCCTATTCCGGCGCAGGCTCACCCTACTGGGCGGCCAAGGGGATGCTGGGCCTGGCCCTTCCGGCGGAACACCCGGTGTGGACCGCCGTCGAGGAGCCGCTGCCGGTGGAAACCGGAGACACCCGGCTGTTCATCACCGCCCCGGGCTGGCAGGTGGACGGCACGGCAGCGGACGGCGTAGTCCGGGTCCGCAACCATGGAACCGACCACGCCAACCCCGGAACCCGGGTGGCCGACTCACCGCTGTACGCCCGCCTAGGCTACTCCACGGCCACGTTCCCGGACCTGGAGTCCGAGTCCCTGGACAACGCCGTGGTGTTCGCCGATGCCGGCGGGCGGCTGACGCACCGCACCGGTTTTGAGTTCCTGGGCCAGTTCCGCGCCGGCGGGGTGCAGGTGGGGGCCTCCCGTGCGGCCACGCACTGGATCACCATCGATCCCCACGGCGGTCCGGACCACGGCAGCGGAGCTGCGGGGTCTGCCACGCCCGGTCCGGAAGTGACCGTGGTATCGATGACGCGCGGCGCCGTCGAACTGCGACTGGTGCGTGTGCGCGGGGCGTCCGGGGCGGGCGCACGGCTGCGGATCGGCGGGTGGCCGGTCCCCGCCGGGTCCGTGCTCAGCAGCGTGGTCCGTCCCGTGAGCTGGGGGCAGGACCTTGATGACACCGGCACATGGCTGTCGGCCACACCGCACCCGGTGGGGGAGCACGTGGCCGTTCCGTGGACCGGCACCGCCGGTGCGGCAGCTGACGGAGACTATGCGGCCGTCGTCGGACTCGGCGGGAGCGGACTCACCGCGGAACTGGACGCCGCCGGGTTCCGCCCGGATGGCGTGTTCGTGTTTGCCGACGGCACGTCCGTGGACCCGTCCGACGTGTGGGGGAAGCTCCGGCCCCAGTCCGCCTGA
- a CDS encoding substrate-binding domain-containing protein, with amino-acid sequence MSPEKSPGAEGKSLFSLQRRERLMEELRAHGAITVRDIAAKLGVSELTIRRDVNTLADEGLVSRVHGGATLPSPLDRAAAGRPANHSYSIGMVVPSLDYYWPQVISGARAEAEVQNLRILVRGSAYDAADNRRQVQALLDTQNIDGLIVAPDMGGEHGQDLLRWLNALPIPVVLAERRSPPEVPAHRLEWVATDHSFGAGMAVRHLWQEGHRRIGCLTDSASPTSPHVVRGWQQALTALKIPVQGAVLEDSVKHVNGERAKHFDQVLALCTSSGTTAMLVHSDTQAVAFVQHCVDRGLAVPGDLAVVGYDDEVAYLGEPAISAVRPPKQYVGKVAVQLMAARLAEGRMRPVHRVELNPDLILRDSSVGAPRAATGVLLDSL; translated from the coding sequence ATGAGTCCTGAAAAATCCCCCGGCGCGGAAGGAAAGTCGCTGTTTTCGCTGCAGCGCAGGGAACGGCTCATGGAGGAGCTGCGCGCGCACGGCGCCATCACCGTCAGGGACATTGCGGCCAAGCTCGGGGTGAGTGAGCTGACCATCCGCCGCGACGTGAACACCCTGGCCGATGAAGGGCTTGTGTCCCGGGTCCACGGCGGTGCCACGCTGCCCAGCCCCCTGGACCGCGCCGCGGCGGGCCGGCCCGCAAACCACAGCTATTCGATCGGCATGGTGGTCCCGTCGCTGGACTACTACTGGCCGCAGGTGATCAGCGGGGCGCGCGCCGAAGCGGAAGTTCAGAACCTCCGGATCCTGGTCCGCGGGTCCGCCTATGACGCGGCAGACAACCGCCGGCAGGTCCAGGCCCTCCTGGATACCCAGAACATCGACGGACTGATCGTGGCGCCGGACATGGGCGGGGAGCACGGACAGGACCTGCTGCGGTGGCTTAATGCCCTGCCCATCCCGGTGGTGCTGGCCGAGCGGCGCTCGCCGCCCGAGGTTCCGGCGCACCGGCTCGAGTGGGTGGCCACGGACCACTCCTTTGGCGCCGGTATGGCCGTACGGCACCTGTGGCAGGAAGGACACCGGCGGATCGGCTGCCTGACGGACTCCGCCAGCCCCACCAGCCCGCATGTTGTCCGGGGCTGGCAACAGGCCCTCACCGCGCTCAAGATTCCGGTCCAGGGAGCGGTCCTGGAAGACTCGGTGAAGCACGTCAACGGTGAACGGGCAAAGCACTTCGACCAGGTGCTGGCACTGTGCACCAGCAGCGGTACCACCGCCATGCTGGTGCATTCGGATACCCAGGCGGTCGCGTTCGTCCAGCACTGCGTGGACCGCGGCCTGGCCGTGCCGGGGGACCTCGCGGTGGTGGGATACGACGACGAGGTGGCCTACCTCGGCGAACCCGCCATTTCAGCCGTCCGCCCGCCCAAGCAGTACGTAGGCAAGGTGGCGGTGCAGCTCATGGCCGCCCGGCTCGCCGAAGGACGGATGCGGCCGGTGCACCGGGTGGAACTGAATCCCGACCTGATCCTGCGTGATTCATCGGTGGGGGCACCGCGCGCTGCCACGGGTGTGCTGCTGGACTCGCTGTAA
- a CDS encoding heparinase II/III family protein — protein MPAQLTPAVALPPGAPLASAWGTHAHPDELLRALDGAKARIPVRPAGDPAWHSVAGTGLAPLQHQAAQERGTAWPQPLVSQYARYFRDGNRTAYEDLVAARQQRLTRAVVMALTATDRGEAELWLDEVVDGASLLCEQSSWCWAAHDDIFRRSGEVVPDQGQPFLDLGAGEVAAQLAWLDHVLGAGLDSRAPGLRRRLREETHRRVIRPFLERLDWHWLGLDGDVHNWNPWIHSNLIAAALFLVDDPGLQARVLARCIEGMDRFLASIPADGAIDEGFAYWWNGAGRALEGLALLEEATGGALGAGLPVVRELVAFPHRMHIGGTWFLNVADGPARAAAALPWDMLHRWAVRLGDGDAAQHAASMIAGSPDAAAGLGRVLHSLFRGAPAPEHHQGVKDTVPLVPFTYLPSVQIMVARETAGSTRGLLLAAKGGHNGEHHNHRDVGSVVVAVDGTPLLVDAGQPTYTAKTFGPDRYEIRAMQSNWHNVPAPLGMEQGTGSQFAAEVLEQPTAEHPGLQLALGAAYGMQPHQWIRTATLDRATGRITIADRWDLPAGPHGGVSHGTAPHGPASDVDITFLAAGTVRVGPEGSADIHPAGIPGADSGGAAATARGAALRWEPGSAVVLVDEWHLEDPLLSAVWGPRLTRLRFRVPTPSGTAGAFTLTVEATP, from the coding sequence ATGCCAGCTCAGCTGACCCCCGCCGTGGCACTGCCGCCCGGCGCCCCCCTTGCCTCGGCGTGGGGAACGCACGCCCACCCTGATGAACTGCTGCGCGCACTCGATGGCGCAAAGGCCCGCATACCCGTCCGTCCGGCAGGCGATCCGGCCTGGCACTCTGTGGCCGGCACCGGATTGGCGCCGCTGCAGCATCAGGCAGCCCAGGAACGCGGAACCGCCTGGCCGCAGCCCCTGGTTTCCCAATACGCGCGATACTTCCGTGACGGCAACCGCACCGCCTATGAGGATCTGGTGGCCGCCCGCCAGCAGAGGCTCACCCGTGCCGTGGTAATGGCCCTGACGGCCACTGACCGCGGTGAAGCCGAGCTGTGGCTTGATGAGGTTGTGGACGGCGCCTCCCTTCTCTGCGAACAGAGCTCCTGGTGCTGGGCGGCACACGATGACATTTTCCGCCGCTCCGGGGAGGTGGTGCCGGACCAAGGGCAGCCGTTCCTGGACCTGGGCGCGGGCGAGGTGGCTGCCCAGTTGGCTTGGCTGGACCACGTCCTGGGCGCCGGCCTGGACAGCCGGGCCCCCGGCCTGCGGCGGCGCCTGCGCGAGGAAACCCACCGGCGTGTGATCCGGCCCTTCCTGGAGCGGCTCGACTGGCACTGGCTGGGCCTGGACGGTGATGTCCACAACTGGAATCCGTGGATCCATTCGAACCTCATCGCCGCCGCGCTGTTCCTGGTGGACGATCCCGGCCTGCAGGCCCGGGTCCTGGCCCGCTGCATCGAGGGCATGGACCGTTTCCTGGCCTCCATCCCCGCGGACGGCGCCATCGACGAAGGATTTGCCTACTGGTGGAACGGGGCGGGCCGGGCCTTGGAGGGCCTGGCCCTGCTGGAGGAGGCCACCGGTGGCGCCCTCGGTGCCGGCTTGCCGGTAGTCCGGGAGCTCGTTGCCTTCCCGCACCGGATGCACATCGGCGGCACATGGTTCCTGAACGTCGCGGACGGTCCCGCACGCGCCGCCGCGGCACTTCCGTGGGACATGCTCCACCGCTGGGCGGTGCGCCTGGGGGACGGGGACGCGGCACAGCACGCAGCCTCGATGATCGCCGGGTCGCCGGATGCGGCCGCCGGGCTGGGCCGTGTCCTGCACTCGCTGTTCCGGGGTGCACCGGCGCCCGAGCATCACCAGGGCGTGAAGGACACCGTCCCGCTGGTGCCGTTCACGTACCTGCCCTCCGTCCAGATCATGGTGGCCCGGGAAACAGCAGGTTCCACCCGCGGCCTGCTGCTTGCCGCAAAGGGCGGCCACAACGGCGAACACCACAACCACCGCGACGTCGGATCGGTGGTGGTTGCCGTGGACGGCACGCCGTTGCTGGTGGATGCGGGCCAGCCCACTTACACCGCCAAGACGTTTGGTCCGGACCGCTACGAAATCCGTGCCATGCAGAGCAACTGGCACAATGTCCCCGCTCCCCTCGGAATGGAGCAGGGAACAGGCAGCCAATTCGCGGCGGAGGTCCTGGAGCAGCCCACCGCGGAGCACCCGGGCCTTCAACTCGCGCTGGGCGCAGCCTACGGAATGCAGCCGCACCAGTGGATCCGCACGGCCACCCTGGACCGGGCCACGGGCCGGATCACCATTGCGGACCGCTGGGACCTCCCGGCCGGGCCGCACGGAGGAGTCTCGCACGGGACAGCGCCGCACGGGCCTGCGTCCGACGTCGACATCACCTTCCTGGCGGCCGGCACCGTCCGCGTCGGTCCGGAGGGCAGCGCGGACATCCACCCGGCCGGTATCCCCGGAGCGGACTCGGGAGGCGCCGCGGCAACCGCACGGGGAGCCGCCCTGCGCTGGGAGCCGGGATCCGCCGTCGTCCTCGTGGACGAATGGCACCTTGAAGACCCGCTGCTGTCCGCTGTCTGGGGACCGAGACTCACCCGCCTGCGCTTCCGCGTGCCAACCCCGTCCGGCACTGCAGGCGCATTCACCCTTACAGTGGAGGCAACACCATGA
- a CDS encoding hydroxyacid dehydrogenase, protein MSRKPKALLVMNQGTFADQFDSMRFERLAGLVDLGEAPWTDSLEDPAFAGHLADVEILLTSWGVPRLDAPALARMPNLRAVFHCAGTVRSFVTPELWERGILVTNGADANAIPVAEFTFASIVLAGKKAHVLANDARMHREDWGYATARGELGNIGRVIGVIGFSRIGRRVVRLVQQLQDVTCLVSDPHADPAAVAAAGGKLVSLRELLASSDIVTVHAPALPETRHMIGAAELQAMKDHATLINTARGSLVDTKALETECATGRIQALLDVTEPEPLPADSILYDLPNVEITPHIAGSLGTETRRMSDAALNDLERYLTGQRPAAQVVSADLSLSA, encoded by the coding sequence ATGTCGCGTAAACCCAAGGCCCTGCTGGTCATGAACCAGGGAACATTTGCCGACCAGTTCGATTCCATGCGGTTCGAACGGCTGGCGGGCCTGGTGGACCTCGGCGAAGCGCCGTGGACCGACTCCCTGGAAGACCCGGCGTTCGCCGGCCACCTGGCCGACGTCGAAATCCTGCTGACCAGCTGGGGAGTGCCCCGCCTTGATGCACCCGCACTGGCGCGGATGCCCAATCTGCGCGCGGTGTTCCATTGCGCGGGCACGGTCCGCAGCTTCGTCACTCCGGAGTTGTGGGAACGCGGCATCCTGGTGACCAACGGCGCGGACGCCAACGCCATCCCGGTGGCCGAATTCACCTTCGCTTCCATCGTGCTGGCCGGCAAGAAGGCCCACGTGCTCGCGAACGACGCAAGGATGCACCGCGAGGACTGGGGCTATGCCACGGCGCGCGGGGAACTGGGTAACATCGGCCGGGTGATCGGCGTGATCGGGTTTTCCCGCATCGGCCGCCGGGTGGTCCGGCTGGTCCAGCAGCTGCAGGACGTGACCTGCCTGGTCAGCGACCCCCATGCGGACCCCGCGGCCGTGGCGGCCGCCGGCGGGAAGCTGGTGTCCTTGCGTGAGCTGCTGGCATCCTCGGACATCGTGACGGTCCATGCCCCGGCCCTGCCGGAGACGCGCCACATGATCGGCGCCGCCGAGCTGCAGGCCATGAAGGACCACGCAACACTGATCAACACAGCGCGCGGTTCACTGGTGGACACCAAGGCCCTCGAAACGGAGTGCGCCACGGGCCGGATCCAGGCCCTGCTGGATGTCACCGAACCCGAACCGCTCCCGGCGGACTCGATTCTTTACGACCTTCCCAACGTGGAGATCACCCCGCATATCGCAGGCTCCCTGGGCACGGAAACCCGGCGGATGTCCGATGCAGCACTGAACGACCTCGAACGCTACCTGACCGGTCAGCGACCCGCGGCGCAAGTGGTCTCGGCAGACCTCTCCCTCAGCGCCTGA
- a CDS encoding sugar ABC transporter substrate-binding protein, with protein MKRRTFTAMALAVTAGLGLSGCAGAAGTAPQAQDGKTTLTVSVWNYEGTPEFKALFDGYEASHPNVHIEPVDILADDYPQKVTTMLAGGDTTDVLTMKNVIDYARYANNGQLQEINSVVDTVGKDKLATLDAFNINGKYYAAPYRQDFWLLYYNKDLFKAAGIDDPKDLTWDKYAEIAKKLSGTAPDGKKVYGTYQHIWRSVVEAVSAAQNGKDQNSGDYGYFNDQYSMALDLQKSGATLDYATAKSQKTSYRTMFESGQAAMMPMGTWYIAGLLQAKKDGKTNVNWGLAPMPQKDSNGKVTTFGSPTAFAVNKNATHSDEARKFIEWAAGQEGAKAISKVGVVPALQDDAVTDAYFKLDGMPTDTLSKKAFAPDSTALEMPVSDKSAATDKILNQEHDLIMVGEKSVADGIAEMGKRVKSEVLGQ; from the coding sequence ATGAAGCGCAGGACTTTCACCGCCATGGCGCTGGCCGTCACCGCAGGTCTCGGCCTGTCCGGATGCGCCGGCGCCGCAGGCACGGCACCGCAGGCCCAGGACGGCAAGACCACGCTGACGGTATCCGTGTGGAACTACGAAGGAACACCTGAATTCAAGGCCCTCTTCGACGGCTATGAAGCCAGCCACCCCAACGTCCATATCGAACCCGTGGACATCCTGGCCGACGACTACCCGCAGAAAGTCACCACCATGCTGGCCGGCGGCGACACCACCGACGTCCTGACCATGAAGAACGTCATTGACTACGCCAGGTACGCCAACAACGGGCAGCTGCAGGAAATCAACAGCGTGGTGGACACCGTGGGCAAGGACAAGCTGGCAACCCTTGACGCCTTCAACATCAACGGCAAATACTACGCAGCCCCGTACCGCCAGGACTTCTGGCTGCTCTACTACAACAAGGATCTCTTCAAGGCAGCCGGTATCGATGACCCCAAGGACCTGACCTGGGACAAGTACGCAGAGATCGCCAAGAAACTCAGCGGCACCGCCCCCGACGGCAAGAAGGTCTACGGCACGTACCAGCACATCTGGCGCTCGGTGGTGGAAGCCGTCTCCGCGGCACAGAACGGCAAGGACCAGAACAGCGGCGACTACGGCTACTTCAATGACCAATACAGCATGGCCCTTGACCTGCAGAAGAGCGGCGCCACCCTGGACTACGCAACGGCCAAGAGCCAGAAGACCAGCTACCGGACCATGTTCGAAAGCGGCCAGGCCGCCATGATGCCTATGGGTACCTGGTATATCGCCGGCCTCCTGCAGGCCAAGAAGGACGGCAAGACCAACGTCAACTGGGGCCTGGCACCCATGCCGCAGAAGGACTCGAACGGCAAAGTCACCACCTTCGGCTCCCCCACCGCCTTCGCCGTGAACAAGAACGCCACCCACTCGGACGAGGCGAGGAAGTTCATCGAGTGGGCCGCCGGGCAAGAGGGAGCCAAGGCCATCTCCAAGGTGGGCGTGGTCCCGGCACTGCAGGACGACGCCGTGACGGACGCCTACTTCAAGCTGGACGGCATGCCCACGGACACCCTGTCCAAGAAGGCATTCGCACCGGACAGCACCGCCCTGGAAATGCCCGTCAGCGACAAGTCGGCGGCCACGGACAAGATCCTGAACCAGGAACACGACCTCATCATGGTCGGCGAAAAGTCGGTTGCCGACGGAATCGCCGAGATGGGCAAGCGTGTCAAAAGCGAAGTCTTGGGCCAGTAA
- a CDS encoding sugar ABC transporter permease → MTTKTITPAAAPVAAPAPGRGNRKQARRNTLIGWTFILPNFLGFLAFTLIPVLAAFALSFMEWTSFSAPKWVGLANFQRMLASDSFWVALRNTVVYAIGHVPLTMALALLLAMLLNRKLKGIGFFRVAIFFPYITSLVAVAVVWNMLFSPDNGPINQFLHTIGIANAPGWTSSSDWALPAVIITSVWRDMGYYMVLYLAGLQAIPAELYEAAEVDGASAWQRFWNVTIPSLRPTTFFVVVMLTVSSFKVFDLIVVMTNGGPGRSTTVLSQLIYQEGIGEGKFGYSSAISLVLFLIVLTVTVLQFKIQQRRER, encoded by the coding sequence ATGACAACCAAAACCATCACCCCGGCCGCCGCGCCTGTAGCAGCTCCGGCGCCCGGCCGGGGGAACCGGAAACAGGCGCGGCGCAACACCCTGATCGGCTGGACGTTCATCCTGCCGAACTTCCTGGGATTCCTGGCCTTCACCCTCATCCCGGTACTGGCCGCATTCGCCCTTTCCTTCATGGAATGGACCTCCTTCAGTGCCCCCAAATGGGTGGGGCTGGCAAACTTCCAGCGGATGCTGGCCAGCGACTCCTTCTGGGTGGCCCTGCGGAACACCGTGGTCTACGCGATCGGGCACGTGCCGCTGACCATGGCCCTGGCCCTGCTGCTGGCCATGCTCCTGAACCGCAAGCTCAAAGGCATCGGCTTCTTCCGGGTGGCCATCTTCTTCCCGTACATCACCTCCCTGGTGGCGGTCGCCGTCGTCTGGAACATGCTTTTCAGCCCGGACAACGGACCCATCAACCAGTTCCTGCACACGATCGGCATCGCCAACGCGCCGGGCTGGACCTCCAGCTCCGACTGGGCGCTGCCCGCCGTCATCATCACCAGCGTCTGGCGGGACATGGGCTATTACATGGTGCTGTACCTGGCGGGCCTGCAGGCCATCCCCGCGGAGCTCTACGAGGCAGCGGAGGTTGACGGCGCCAGCGCCTGGCAGCGCTTCTGGAACGTCACCATTCCGTCGCTGCGCCCCACCACTTTCTTCGTGGTGGTCATGCTGACGGTCTCCAGCTTCAAGGTCTTCGACCTGATCGTGGTGATGACCAACGGCGGTCCCGGCCGCTCCACCACGGTGCTGTCCCAACTCATTTACCAGGAGGGCATCGGCGAAGGGAAGTTCGGCTACTCATCCGCGATCTCGCTCGTGCTTTTCCTGATCGTGCTGACGGTCACCGTCCTGCAGTTCAAGATCCAACAGCGGAGGGAACGCTGA
- a CDS encoding carbohydrate ABC transporter permease has translation MTNMAEDLKAEAPFLGSSAPAAEDRRRTDRKRSPREQKKRTTDVVIYAVLAVLVVALMVPFIWMVSSSLKENNQVLTVPIQWIPSEFVWSNYTDIWTRIPMMGYLQNSLYLAVIITCLQVLTGSLAAYGFSKVRFPGRDVLFLCYIGTIAVPWQAYMVPQYIMMQNLGLTNSFNALILLQAFGAFGVFLMRQYYMTIPDELCEAARIDGLSEYGIWARVILPLSKPALASLALLTFVNTWNDYMGPFIYLTSNRLWTVQLGLRSFVGQFDAEYAMIMTGSVISVIPILAIFLLGQRYFIQGIATSGMKG, from the coding sequence ATGACCAACATGGCCGAAGACCTCAAGGCCGAGGCACCCTTCCTGGGATCCAGCGCCCCTGCCGCGGAAGACCGCCGTCGTACAGACCGCAAGCGCTCCCCGCGCGAGCAAAAGAAACGCACCACGGACGTGGTGATCTACGCCGTGCTGGCCGTGCTGGTGGTGGCGCTCATGGTGCCGTTCATCTGGATGGTGTCCTCTTCGCTGAAGGAGAACAACCAGGTCCTCACGGTGCCCATCCAGTGGATTCCCAGCGAGTTCGTGTGGAGCAACTACACGGACATCTGGACCCGGATCCCCATGATGGGGTACCTGCAGAACTCGCTGTACCTGGCCGTGATCATCACATGCCTGCAGGTGCTCACCGGATCACTGGCCGCCTACGGCTTCTCCAAGGTCCGTTTTCCTGGCCGGGACGTCCTGTTCCTCTGCTACATCGGCACCATCGCCGTGCCGTGGCAGGCTTACATGGTGCCGCAGTACATCATGATGCAGAACCTGGGGCTGACCAACAGCTTCAACGCCCTGATCCTGCTCCAGGCGTTCGGCGCCTTCGGCGTGTTCCTGATGCGGCAGTACTACATGACCATCCCGGACGAACTGTGCGAGGCAGCCCGGATTGACGGCCTGAGCGAATACGGGATCTGGGCCCGGGTGATCCTGCCGCTGTCCAAGCCCGCCTTGGCCAGCCTGGCGCTGCTGACGTTCGTGAACACCTGGAACGACTACATGGGCCCGTTCATCTACCTCACCTCCAACCGGCTCTGGACCGTACAGCTGGGGCTGCGTTCGTTCGTGGGCCAGTTCGACGCCGAGTACGCCATGATCATGACGGGGTCCGTCATCTCGGTGATCCCCATCCTGGCCATCTTCCTTCTCGGCCAGCGGTACTTCATCCAGGGCATCGCCACGAGCGGGATGAAAGGATGA
- a CDS encoding DUF624 domain-containing protein, producing MTSAAQHPTPRQGEPTRRGLAGRIPSPGFDAFGSIFGFIYTFLAGNVLMALANAPLVLCLALVADPAAAWPFFLALSVTVAPSLAGLFASFQALHDDGAAAKPVASFLRGYRRGFRRAAPLGLAAVAVLLFLGVDLAIVQSMPAAALLVPVIVVAAAMTVSVAVMAIAGVVLLPGNALKSLLKASLYLSVQRWYLSLAMLVLLGIIASAALLQPVLGVALAPAPLLFVAWSNAAYAYSSVLPDLGPDEK from the coding sequence ATGACATCCGCGGCGCAGCACCCCACGCCCCGGCAGGGAGAGCCCACGCGGCGCGGCCTGGCCGGGCGTATTCCCAGCCCCGGGTTCGACGCGTTTGGCAGCATCTTCGGCTTCATCTACACGTTCCTGGCCGGGAATGTGCTCATGGCGCTCGCCAACGCCCCGCTGGTGCTGTGCCTTGCCCTGGTGGCGGACCCGGCAGCAGCATGGCCCTTCTTCCTGGCGCTGTCCGTCACCGTCGCGCCATCGCTCGCCGGGCTCTTCGCCTCCTTCCAGGCATTGCACGACGACGGTGCCGCGGCCAAGCCGGTGGCCTCCTTCCTGCGGGGCTACCGGCGCGGTTTCCGGCGGGCGGCCCCGCTGGGGCTTGCGGCCGTGGCGGTGCTGCTGTTCCTTGGCGTGGACCTGGCCATCGTGCAGTCCATGCCGGCCGCTGCGCTCCTGGTGCCGGTGATCGTGGTGGCTGCCGCGATGACCGTGAGCGTCGCTGTGATGGCGATTGCCGGCGTCGTGCTCCTTCCCGGCAACGCGCTGAAAAGCCTGCTCAAGGCGTCGCTTTACCTGTCCGTCCAGCGCTGGTACCTGAGCCTGGCCATGCTGGTGCTGCTGGGGATCATTGCATCCGCGGCCCTGCTGCAGCCGGTGCTGGGCGTGGCACTGGCGCCGGCACCGCTGCTGTTCGTGGCCTGGAGCAACGCCGCCTACGCCTATTCCTCAGTCCTGCCGGACCTTGGCCCGGACGAAAAGTAG
- a CDS encoding GNAT family N-acetyltransferase: MDFSCELANGIVLRPVHLSDAAPLAAAFQANRAYLAPWEPVRPEEFYTVQGQHEVLTRRLKDLDDGTALPMVLVGGNAVVGLLNLSSIVRGAFQNAHVGYWTAQAAQGGGLMTSALSAAMIIAKAQLGLHRLEAATLVHNRASQRVLEKNGFEAYGTARAYLRIAGQWQDHRMYQRIL, from the coding sequence GTGGATTTCTCCTGCGAACTCGCCAACGGCATCGTCCTGCGTCCCGTCCACTTGTCCGATGCCGCGCCGCTGGCCGCAGCGTTCCAGGCCAACCGCGCCTACCTGGCACCGTGGGAACCGGTCAGGCCCGAGGAGTTCTACACGGTCCAGGGCCAGCATGAGGTCCTTACCCGGCGGCTGAAGGACCTCGACGACGGCACCGCACTTCCCATGGTCCTGGTGGGAGGCAATGCAGTTGTCGGCCTGCTGAACCTGAGCTCGATCGTCCGCGGCGCCTTCCAAAACGCCCATGTTGGCTACTGGACCGCCCAGGCCGCCCAAGGGGGAGGACTCATGACGTCGGCGCTGTCCGCGGCGATGATCATTGCCAAGGCCCAACTCGGCCTGCACCGCCTCGAGGCCGCCACGCTGGTCCATAACAGGGCATCGCAAAGGGTGCTGGAAAAGAACGGCTTTGAGGCCTACGGCACCGCCCGGGCATACCTGCGGATCGCCGGCCAGTGGCAGGACCACCGCATGTACCAGCGGATCCTCTAA